The Candidatus Eisenbacteria bacterium genome contains the following window.
CCGCGTGCTCAGACAGAGGCAGCTCCGGACGAACTGAAGAAGATGTGGTAACCAACACACGAATACTAGCCTGATGATCGTCGGTAAATCGCTCTCCTCTCACACAAAAAACATACTTGACTCCAGCCAGATCCATACTACCCCACCAGCACCATCTAAGGCGATCGTCGGCTGATACTGACTCCCCGTTGCCGTGCACAGCGCTACCCCATTCGCAGCCCACTGAACAACACCCCAACCATTCACCCTCTGCGCATAGATGTCCCAGTTCCCGCTGCGGTAGTCATACCACGTCACAATCGCCCCACCAGCACCATCAGATGTGATCGTCGGAGACCGCTGATCCCCCGTTGCCGTGCACAGCGCTACCCCATTCGCAGCCCACTGAACCGCGCCCAAAGCATCGATGCGCTGCGCATAAACGTCATTCTCCCCGCTGCGGGCGTCATACCACGCCACAATCGCCCCACCAGCACCATCTGACGTGATCGTCGGATACACCTGATTCCCCGTAGCCGTGCACTGCGCTACCCCATTCGCAGCCCACTGAACCGCGCCCAAAGCATCGATGCGCTGCGCATAAACGTCATAGTCGTCACCGCTGCGGGCGTCATACCACGCCACAATCGCCCCACCAGCACCATCTGACGTGATCGTCGGCCACCCCTGATCCCCCGTTGCCGCGCACAACGCTACCCCATTCGTACCCCACTGAACCACGCCCAAAGCATCGATGCGCTGCGCATAAACGTCATTCTCCCCGCTGCGCCGGTCGAACCACGTCACAATCGCCCCACCAGCGCCGTCGGACGTGATCATCGGATACACCTGATCCCCCGTTGCCGTGCACAGCGCTACCCCATTCGCAGCCCACTGAACCGCGCCCAAAGCATCGATGCGCTGCGCATAAACGTCATTGTTCCCGCTGCGCCAGTCATTCCACGTCACAATCGCCCCACCAGCACCATCGGACGTGATCGTCGGATACCCCTGATTCCCCGTTGCCGTGCAGATGGCCACACCATTAGCCACCCACCGAACCGCACCCAAAGCATCGATGCGCTGCGCATAGACGTCACTGTTCCCGCTGCGAGAGTCACACCATGTCACAATCGCCCCGCCAGCATCATCTGAGGCAATCGTCGACTGATACTGATCCCCCATCGCCGTGCACAGCGGATTACCGTTATCCGCCCAAAAGCCAAAAGAACACATCGGAAGTCCCACGACCACCAAGAACCCGACCATCGACACCCCGAACACTCTCATTAGCCTATTCATCTCCATCACTCCTTTCCTCCGAGGGTCGGCCCTCGACCCAAAAGGTCCAGACCAGAAGGATCTCCCGTCGTATGAACCGAGCGACACCCAGGACGGCAAGACATACCGCAACCAGCCCTTCGCCGAAACGAAAAAGCCTCACCGGGGGCCAGTGAGGCTAGTGATCCCTGCGAAAAGCAAGCACAATGGACCGTCTTCGGAAACATCCTTCTGCCCGCCATCATGATATGTGAAAGAGAAGAACTGAAGCTGCCAGTTGCTTTCGCCTGTTGCAAGCGTGGAATATATCACCAGAGTACCGCCAACGCAAGCAAAAAACTCCTGTCGTATTAGCAAAGTAATAATGTCCTATTGTGCGGTTGTGAGTGCTTGGCTTTTCCCATTCGCCCGGCCGGCAATACAAGAGGGGTGACCAGAATGTCTGGTCACCCCTCTCAATTCGAAACAACCCTATGGAGACTATGGTTACTTGAGCAGAATCATGCGGGTCGTATCATCTTCTTCAGTTTCTGAAGTTCTCGGCTTTACACGTCTCCTATTCATGTCGCAATGCCTCGATGGGGTTCAAAGTGGCGGCTTTGCGTGCTGGATAGAATCCGAAGAAGAGCCCTATTGCGAAGGCAAAAGAAAACGATAGCACCACGGAGGCAGGCGTGACTACCGTCGGCCAGCCTCCGAAGCGACTTGCAAGTTTGCTCGCCACCAGTCCCAGGAAAACCCCAACCAGCCCTCCGCTCAATGACACAATGATCGCCTCGACGAGAAACTGACCAAGGATGTCGCGCGGCTGGGCACCGATTGCCTTGCGAATGCCTATCTCCCTCGTCCGCTCGGTCACCGATACAAGCATGATGTTCATAATCCCGATCCCGCCGACGACGAGGCTCACGATTGCAATCCCCGCCAGCAGCATGGTGAATGTCTTGCTCGTCTCCTTCACGGTGGAGAGAATCTCCGCCTGCGAGTCCACGTGGAAATCGTCCTCTTGCCCTTCCCTAATCTCATGATTCTCCCGCAGGAGGCGTGTTATCTCTTCCGTGGCCGTGTCCATCACGCTCTGGGATTTTGCCTCAATGTTGATGGACGACAGGTGGTCCACGCCGAACAGCCGCTTCTGTGCAGTCGCCAAGGGGACGAGGACGATGTCGTCTTCATCCCTCCACCCGCTGCCGCCCTTCTCTTTCATCACGCCGATGACTTGAAACGTGCTTCGCTTGATCTTGATGTATTGCCCTATGGGATCCTCAGTTCCGAAGAGGTTTTCCACCACCGTTTGCCCCAGGACGGCTACCCGGCGCAAGTATCGGTTGTCGCTTTCGCTGATGAAAGAGCCCTTCGCCAATTGAAAGTTGTTGACCTCGGGAAAATTGGGCGTAACTCCGCTAATGCCGGTGTTCGTGTTCTTGTTCCCAAAGACTACCTGGGCGTTCCCTGAGAATGTGGCGTCGACTTTGGCGACGGACGGACATTCTTCCGCGATGGCCAGAGCGTCTGCATACGTGAGGGACGTGACTCCTCCCATCGCCCCCCTGGCAGGTCCCGTCGTTTGGGCACCTGCGCGCACCATCAGAAGGTTCGCCCCCATCTGGCTTATCCTTTGCGTGATTTGCAGGCTCGCTCCTTGACCAATCGCTACCATGGCAATCACAGCCGCCACGCCTACCACGATGCCGAGCATCGTCAGGAAACTGCGAAGTTTGTTTGAGAAGATGGAAAACACGGACACAAGCAGGCTCTCTTTTAGTTCGGAGATGGAGAACACTCTCTTTTTCTTGCCACTGCGTCTCGGCAAAGAAGCCCTGTCCACTTGAGCTCCACCGGCGTTCCTGGTGTCCTCCACAAGCCCACCGTCCCGTAGGCGGAGGATTCGCTGAGCGTGTGCCGCCACCGAATTATCGTGCGTCACCAAGATGACGGTCACGCCCTTCCTGTGTGACTCGGTCAGGATCGCCATTATCTCGCCGCCGGAAACGGAATCGAGGTTGCCCGTCGGTTCGTCCGCGAGGAGGATCGCCGGATCGTTGACGAGCGCCCTCGCGATGGCGACGCGTTGCTGTTGTCCTCCCGACAGTTCTCTCGGTCGATGGCGGGCTCTATCCTCCAGCCCGACGGAGCGCAATGCATCAATACACGTCTGCCTTCGCTTACCGTGATTGCCGGCGTATATGAGCGGGAGTTCAACGTTGGAGAGGGCGCTCTGCCGTGGCAACAGATTGAACGTCTGAAACACAAAACCTATTTTTTCGTTTCGTATTTGGGCAAGCTCGGAATCGGAGAACTCGCTCACGTTGACGCCGTCAAACAGGTATTGTCCGCTTGTGGAGACGTCGAGACATCCCAAGATATTTAGAAGAGTGGACTTGCCCGAGCCCGAGGGACCCATGATGGCAATGAACTCGCCGTCTTCGATCTTGAATGAGACGTTCTTGAGCGCGGGGACCTCTATG
Protein-coding sequences here:
- a CDS encoding ABC transporter permease, which codes for MIELRNVDKIYRMGDIEVPALKNVSFKIEDGEFIAIMGPSGSGKSTLLNILGCLDVSTSGQYLFDGVNVSEFSDSELAQIRNEKIGFVFQTFNLLPRQSALSNVELPLIYAGNHGKRRQTCIDALRSVGLEDRARHRPRELSGGQQQRVAIARALVNDPAILLADEPTGNLDSVSGGEIMAILTESHRKGVTVILVTHDNSVAAHAQRILRLRDGGLVEDTRNAGGAQVDRASLPRRSGKKKRVFSISELKESLLVSVFSIFSNKLRSFLTMLGIVVGVAAVIAMVAIGQGASLQITQRISQMGANLLMVRAGAQTTGPARGAMGGVTSLTYADALAIAEECPSVAKVDATFSGNAQVVFGNKNTNTGISGVTPNFPEVNNFQLAKGSFISESDNRYLRRVAVLGQTVVENLFGTEDPIGQYIKIKRSTFQVIGVMKEKGGSGWRDEDDIVLVPLATAQKRLFGVDHLSSINIEAKSQSVMDTATEEITRLLRENHEIREGQEDDFHVDSQAEILSTVKETSKTFTMLLAGIAIVSLVVGGIGIMNIMLVSVTERTREIGIRKAIGAQPRDILGQFLVEAIIVSLSGGLVGVFLGLVASKLASRFGGWPTVVTPASVVLSFSFAFAIGLFFGFYPARKAATLNPIEALRHE